The Blautia pseudococcoides genome segment CAATTCCCGTCACGAGCAGAAAAAAGGTGGTGGGTCTTAACAGGGGCCAGGTAATATGCAGAAACTTATGAAGGCTCCCCGCCCCATCAAGGCTTGCCGCCTCATACAGGGAATCCGGTATGGAGGTAAGGCCTGACAGGAAGATCACCATACTGTATCCGCAGCTCTTCCAGATACTCATAAGGATCACACAGAACATAGCCAATTTAGGGTCCTGCAGCCACTGCTTAGCGGATAATCCAAATACTTTTAACAGACTGTTTAAGAGGCCAAAGGTGGGATCATAGATCCACAGCCACACCATGGACATGCAGACCATGGACATAACATTTGGAAGGTAAAAAGCTGTTCTGAAAATGGGAATAAGCTTTGACTTCCGGTACAGCATCACTGCCAGCATAAGCCCCAGAAACAACTGGGGAAACAAGGTGCCCAGAGTATACAGCAATGTATTTTTAACAGATACCAGAAAATCGGCATCTTTAAACAGGTTCAGGTAATTCTTCATCCCCACAAACTCCGGCGGTGAATAGAGATTAAAATTCGTTACGCTGTAATAGATCACAACTCCAATGGGTACCAGGATAAAGACTGTGAAAACGAAGTAGGCCGGCAGAATCATAAGATACGCACAATTGTCATTTCTGTTCTTTTTTCTCACGGCGTTTGCTTTTTTCATCATGTAAATTCCTCCTTTTTATCAGCATTTAGTACCTCTTTGAGAATTTACTGATTGTCTATTTCTTCCTGTATCTTATCCGCTGCCGCATCCATGGCTGCCTTTGGACTTTCCACATCATACATTACTTTTTCCATAGCTTCATTGATAATATTGTAAACGGAATTGGCATAGGGCACTTTCGGCGACCCGGTTCCGCAGTTAATAGAATCATAGATGACCTGATTTGTCTCAGGGTCCTGCTCAATAAACTTATCTTTCAGGGATTCCCTGATCGGCGTGGTTCCCAGATCCTCATATCTCGTCCACATGCTCTCAGGGCTGGATACATATTCAATAAACTTCCATACTTCCTCTTTATGCCGTGTCTCACCGCTCATAAACAGAAAGCTCATGCCGCAGAAGGTTGCCTGCTGTGTGTTTTTCAGCGGACTGGCAAGCGCAATCTTTCCTTTCAGGGCGCCATCATTTAACTGCTTAAACGTCTGATCCGTCACAATGCCCATAGCTGCGGTTCCCATACCGAAAGGGTCCTGCTCGGAATTGGAACAGTCAAAGGGAATGACTCCGGCATCCGCAACCTCTTTCATGAACTCTACCGCTTCAACCGCTTTGTCTGTGTTGCAGAGGATTTCGTCATTATCCTCATCCACCAGGTTCTTCACACCGTTCTCCTCTATGAAGATAGACATATAATGCTGCATGGAAGTTCCGGAAGTGGGCATGGCGAACCCGGACTGTACCACATTGCCGCTGTCATCTTTTTTAATCAGTTTTTTGTGGTCTTCCAGCATTTCCTCCCAGGTTGCAGGCGGTGTATCCGGGTCAAGCCCTGCCTCCTCAAATAGTTCCTTGTTGTACGCCAGCATTCTGGGATCCGGAAATACAGCGATTCCGTATGTCTTATCATTGATGCTGCCCAGCTTCAGGGCATTTTCCATAAAATCATCTCTGCCTTCCCAATTGTCCACATATTCATCCAGTGCCGCATACTGTCCCAGGGGCACCCTGGTCCCCATAGACGCCATGGTGAAATTAATGATATCCGGGGCAGTGCCGGAAGCAAATCCTGTATTCAGTTTCGTCTCAAAGTCATCTCCGTAAGGACATTCCTGATACTCAAACTGAATATCCGGGTTCTCCTCTTCAAAACCGGCGATCATCTTTTCCCAGTAGGCTTTACGCTCAGGTTCTGTCCCGCCTCTTAAAAAGACCAGTTTTGTTTTCTCCCCTGATGATCTCCCGGTATCAGAAGTTGTCTGCTCCTCTTTTTTCACCAGCTCCTCTGTCCCTTTGCTGCCGCATCCTGCCATGCCCAGGACTGCAGTTGTTCCCATTAGTACCGCGCACAGCAGTGCTGTTCTTCTCTTCATATTTTAAGTTCCTCCTGTTTTTTATTCTATGATCAGTATAAGAAAAACAGGGCTGTACTTCCATGTACCGTGTCCGCTTGTTTTTGTACTGTGTTTTGCAGTTTTCCTGCACGAGCCCTGCCTTTTGGGTTTTACTCAGACTGCCCGCGGAAAATATGGATTATCTTTGGATTTTTTGACTGGTTTTCAGATTCTCTTTCTGTATTCCATAGGAGACTTTCCATACCGCTCCTTAAAAGCCCTGCTGAAATATGCCGCATCCGGAAACCCGGCCATTCCTGCAATCTCCTGTATGCTTTTTCTGGTGTCAGCCAGCAGCCTGCAGGACTCCTCCAGCCTGACTCGTAGAAGAAAGTCACTGAACTTCTCTCCCGTCTCCTTTTTAAAAAGAACAGAGACATAACTTTTATTTAAATGGACCAGAACCGATACCTCTTCCAGGGAGATCTTCTGTTTATAATTCTGTTTCACATGGTCTATTATCTGCCGAACCGGAAGCGAATACTGGTTTATGCTGCACTTTTCTCTGCAGATTTTGCATATACCGGCCATCCCGGCATACATCCAGCTTCTCAGGCTGTCTAATGTCTCAAACTGCTCGCTGAACATCATTTCTGTATTTCTGACTTTCTCCTCTTCCGCTGCTGTCAGGGCATACGTCCTGGCCTTCTGGATGCAGGAGGACAGTAGCTCAATGCACAGTGCTTTCACGTAGGCAGGGGGCAGCATGGTTTTTCTTCCTGCATCCAGAAGGACACCTCTCATCTTCTCCTCAGCGCTTGCAAAATCATTTTCTGACACTGCTGCCAGAATCTCTTTCATCTCCTTAGCATAATATAAATCACCATCCCCGGCAGCGGCGCTCACCGACATGGTCTCATATCTCTGCATTCCCGGGATTCCGAAAAAGATACGGTTCTCCCTGGCTGTCCTGGCCTGTCTCAGCCTATCCCTAAGATGTAAAAAACCGTCTTTCCCTGCGCTGCTCCCTATATAAACCTCCGCCCCCAGATTCATCTCTAAAAGCGCCTCCAGCTTTTTTGCGAATACGTCCCGGTCCATATGCAGGCCTGGATTATAGATAAGAAGATACTCCCCGTCTTCCATGGGGATGCAGACACCGTCTATGTGTTCCTCCTGCATGAAAAGTTCTGCAACTTCCGCTGCCGCATACTTTTCTTCCTGTTTTGACAGAGATATAGAAAGCAGAACAATCCCCTTCTCTTTCAGAGAAATGCCGTACGCCCCCATTTCCCGGATAAGAATTTCTTGTTTCTCTTTGCAGTCAGCTTCTATCAGCTTCAGTATTATATTTTTCTGCTGCGCTTCCCCGGAGCCGGAATCCGCAGTATTTTCCGGCACTCTGCTTTTTTCAAGAAAACGCTTGGCCTCCTCCAGAATAGATTTCAATCCCTCTTTGGTGATCTCAGGCTTGAGTATAAATTCATGAGCCCCTGTCTTCAGTGCCTGTCTGGCATAATGAAAATCATCATAAGCACTCAGGATCACTTTGTAAGGCTGTACCACCCTCTCTTTTTTCAGTTCATCCAGAAATTCCAGACCATCCATAACTGCCATCCGGATATCAGTAAACACCACCTCCACTTCATGCTCCCTGCAGTATTCCAAGGCCTGTTTTCCATTAGCAAATTCCCCTGTCACATGATAATTAATATCCAGTTCCTCTATTTTTTTCCTCACCCATCTACGGGTTACTGCTTCGTCTTCCACAATTATAATCCGCATCTTATGTCTCTCATCTCCTCCTGCCCTGTAGTCCTTACACCTTTCTGCACAGCCTTGTGGGGAATCCTGATGTCAAAACGCATTCCGCCTCCAGAAGTGTGCTCCGCTGAAATTCCGTATTCCTCACCATAAATGATCTGCAGGCGTTTCTGTACATTTCGGATTCCGATTCCGCTGAACTGTTCTTTTGTGTGTGTTTCCTCCTTTCCTGCCAAAACCTCACGGATATATTCCAGATTGCCCCCGATTCCGTCATCCTCCACGCGGACCAAAAGAATCCCTCCCTCTGCCCTGGCCTCGATCAGGATATGGCCTGTATCCTCTTTTTGGCAAAAACCGTGGGCAATGGCATTTTCCACAAGGGGCTGAACGGATATCCTGGGAATCAGGCAGTCTCCTGCCTCAGCGGACACCTCCAGGTTCCACACAAAGGTATCCTGATATCTGTTTTCCATAAGGACCAGGTAATTTTTCAGGGATTCCATCTCCTCTGCGACAGGAATCAGCTCTCTTTTGTCAGAATAGGTTCTTCTGAGCAGTTTCACCAGCGCCAGAAGGGACTGGTCTGCCCGGTCCCCCATATCCATTTCTACCAGAAAGCGGATGGATGCCAGGGTATTATACAAAAAATGGGGATTTATCTGCGCCTGCAAAGCCTGCATTTCCAGGCTCCGCTTCTCCTCCTCCTCCTGTTCCAGCCTAACGATCAACTCTTCTATCCGTTCCAGCATCTGATTAAACTGCAGGCTCAGCTGACCGAATTCATCGGTTGTCTCCACCGGAGTGCGCACAGTCAGGTCCCCTCTGTATACATTTTTCATGTCTGCCTTCAGCTTTTGCAGCGGACCGCTGATATATCTGGAATTGTATACAGACATAAACACAGCCAGCAGGACATACACAGCAGCCACCAGGAGAATCATGACAAAAATACGGTTTCCGGCCCATACCGCTCCTTTTTCCTCCTCATACATCACCAGTTTCCAGCCTGTTGTCTCGTTTGTGACAAAAGAAACCTGAGCCGGCTGGCCGTTCATCCCAGCGGAAAAATATCCGTGGTCATATCCTGTCAGTTTGCTCAGATACCCCTTCTCCTCCACCCTCTGCTGCGTGAGGCTGTCCTCTGTACTGCAGAGGATCCGCCCTGTGCCGTCCATCAGAAAAACCTGCTGGCTTTCTTTTTCCAAACCACCCTGGAAGATGTCTTTCATCTGCTTCTGCTGTATATTGACCTCCATGATCCCAAGCACTCTGCCGCTGTTCAGATTCTTAGTAAGGCGCACAGCCCGCATGGCGCTGCCGTCCTCTGTCTTCTGGAATTCCTCACTCACATATGCGGGAATGTATTTGATGCTGCTGGTATTCTCCCCCAGTTGTTGGTACCAATCCTCCTGCATAAGCTGCTCAAGCCTGGGATAAACTAGGTTTTCACTTCCGTCATCCTCTGTGGAATAATTTTTTCCGTTGTCGCAGAGAAGGCGCATATTGTAGTCCATATTACTGTAGATAATCCGGCTCTCCCTGAAATAGCTGCGGATGTGCTTCTGTGTCACGATTTCATCATAAGGAGCCGGAAAATCCCTCAGGGAGATCAGCCGGTTCAGTTCCCGGTTGCAGTAAAAATAATTTGTATATGATATAATGTCCTGGAACATGTCCTCCATGTTCTGGTCTATCTGATTCAGGATCACCATCTTAGAGCTGTTCAGCCTCTCATTGGCGCCTGTCTGCACAAGGTTAAAAAGCAGCAGCATGAGGATCAAACACGGCACCACAAATAACACCAGATTGGATAGAAGAATCTTCCGTCCCAGGCCCAGGCTCTGTAATTTCTTTTTTATCTTTCCCATATATGTACGATCTCCTGAAGTCTAGGCAGGGCATAAGCAAAGAATGCCTTGTATGCCTCACAGTAATAATTCTTTCCTCTTATATACGTGCCGTCCACCTGTTTTTCCGTTCTGCACAAACGACGGCAGCCATTCCTGCAAAGTACCAGATACGGGCATTCTCTGCACTCTTTTGGCAGTATCCTGGACCCCCTGATAAATCCCAGCTCTTCTCTTTTTGCATCCATCTCCTCAAAAGTATTATTCTTGATATTCCCCAGCCTCCATGCATCCAGGGCATAAAAATCACAGGGATACAGGCTGCCGTCCGCCTCTGCTACCCACTGGATCCCACAGACGCCACGCAGACTGCACAGCTCCGGTGCCTGCCCCTTCAGTATGGCCGCCAGATTTTCAAAATACCTGATGTAAACACTTTTCTCCTCTGACGGCCTCCCTGCTTTCTTTTTTATATCCTGATACCAGCAGTCAAACAAACTTTTCAGGAAAAGGCCGTATTTCTCAGGAGACAGGGAGTAAGTGCCTGTTCCCTGTATCTCCCCAATGGGGTCCAGGCATTCAATATACTGCTGGCAGTAAAGCCCCTGCTTTTTGAAAAAACTATACAGCCGCTGTGCATGTCCGGCAGAATACCCCGTCACAACGGTGAGGATATTAAACTCTATTCCATGTTTCTTTAGCGCTGCGATGGTTTTCATGACCGGTTTAAAGGTACCTTCTCCTTTCGCATCCCTGCGCAGACGGTCGTGACAGTCCCTGCCGCCATCCAGGGAGATTCCCACCAGGAATTTATTTTCCTTCAGAAAAGGAAACCAATCCTCCCCCATCCTGTATCCGTTGGTCTGGATGTTATATTCTGTCTGTATTTTCTTTTTATTGTTTTTTTTGACAATCTCTGTAAATGCCCTGTAATAAGATAGCCCTGCAAGGGTAGGTTCCCCTCCCTGGAAAGTAAAGGTGCAGCGTTTTTCCGCATAGTCCAAGGCCTTTTCTATGAGCGTCTGCGCAGTATCCAACTCCATGATCCCATAGGATTGAATTTCCCTGCTGCAGGCTTCGTCCGCATAAAAGCAGTAGGAACATCTCATATTGCAATTTCCGGATGCAGGTTTTATGAGTAAGTGCAGTGTATCAACCATATTGTTTTCTCCTTATTTTTCCACAGAATATGGGTATTTTTTCATATATATCATTTAGTATATCCTTTGTAAAAAGCAGGGACAATAGGTTATCTTTGACAGTTTTTGAACTATATTTGGATAAAAAAACGCCCCGGTCCGGCTTGTCTCCGGACTGGGGCAGTCTCTCTCTTATTGATCCAGTTTGCTGTAAATATCAAAACAATCCAGGGTGGCAAAGTAATCTTTCGGCGTCTCCGCGCGGCGGATAAGTTGTGTGCTGCCGTCTTCTTTCAGAAGGATCTCCGCGGATTTTAGTTTTCCATTATAATTATATCCCATGGCATAGCCGTGTGCACCTGTGTCATGGATAACCAGCAAGTCACCTTTTTCGATTTCAGGCAGCATGCGGTCAACTGCAAATTTGTCATTATTCTCGCACAGGGAACCTGCAATATCGTATTTGTGATCACTGGGTTTGTCCTCTTTTCCCATGACGGTGATATGGTGATATGCACCGTACATAGCAGGGCGCATCAAATCCACTGCGCAGGCATCCACACCGATATACTCCTTATGAGTATGTTTTTCATGAATGGCTTTGGTTACCAGACAGCCGTACGGGCCCATCATAAAGCGTCCCATCTCTGAATAGATCGCCACATCTCCCATACCTGCAGGCACCAATACTTCCTCATATACTTCTTTCACGCCTGCTCCGATCACGCGGATATCATTGGCCTTCATATCAGGAGTATAGGGAATTCCCACGCCTCCGGACAGGTTGATGAATTTAATATCTGCCCCGGTCTCCTGTTCCAGCTTTACTGCAAGCTTGAAAAGCTCTTTTGCCAGCACCGGGTAATACTCATTTGTCACCGTATTGCTGGCCAGAAATGCATGGATCCCAAATTCCTCCGCGCCTTTTTCCTTCAGGACGCGGAAGGCTTCAAAGATCTGCGCTGTGGTCATTCCGTATTTTGCATCTCCGGGATTGTCCATGATGCCGTTTCCCATCTCAAACACACCGCCCGGATTATAGCGGCAGCTAATGCGTTTCGGGATAGCGCCCAAGGTCTTTTCCAGGAAATCAATATGTGTGAAATCATCCAGATTAATGGCAGCTCCCAGTTTGCTGGCATACACATAATCCTTTGCCGGCGTGTCATTGGAGGAGAACATAATGTCATCCCCTGTGCAGCCCATGGCTTCGGACAGCATCAACTCTGTGTAGGAGGAGCAGTCACAGCCGCAGCCGTATTCTCTTAAAATATCCACCAGGAACGGATTGGGATTTGCCTTCACTGCAAAATATTCCTTAAACCCTTCATTCCAGGAAAATGCCTCTTTCACAGCCTTCACGTTCTCCCGGATCCCTTTCTCGTCATACAGGTGAAAGGGCGTCGGGTATTTTTTTACAATTTCATCCAACTGTTCTTTTGTGACAAATGTTTTTTTCTCCATCGAAACTTTCTCCTTTGGTAATTTCTTTTATATCAGCAATTTTCAATCCACCTGGCAACGGCAAGCAGGGATTCCATTTTGCCGTCCAGCAGTTGGTCCACCGGTGAGGAATCCGTGAGCAGGTCGGGTATCATTATGGTTATCATACCTGCTTTGTGGGCCGAACGTATGCCGTTGTAAGAGTCCTCAAGGGCAAGGGCATGGGCTGGGCTGACCTTCAGCGCTTCACAGGCTTTCAGGTAAATCTCAGGAGATGGTTTTGCCTCGGAAACCATACTCCCTGTGATGACAGCCGTAAAATATGCGGTTATCCCTTCCCGTTTCAGATTGTTCTTTGCATACTCGTGGCTTGATGAGGTTGCCACTGCCATGGGAATCCCCCGCTGTGCCAGCACATCCAGAAGTTCATGAAGCCCTTTCTTTGCCGGAAGGCCGTTCTTCTTCTCATACTCCCAGAATGCTTTTCTGTATTCATCCCGGAACTGTCCGAAGGGGAAATCTTCCCCGTACTTATCTTTAAAGTGGCGCTTTCTCTTGTCTACATTAAAACCAAGGGTATGAAAAATATTATCCCCCAGCTTCCCGTATCCCATCCGCTCCCCCGCCACATCCCAGGAGTATTTTACGATCCTCTCACTGTCAAACATCAGGCCGTCCATGTCAAAGACAACACCGTGGATTTCTTTTTTCTCCATAGTTCTGCTCCTTTTTGTACGGATACTATCATAACGGTTTTTTCCGCATTTTGCAACACAAAAACTCCCCAGATGTACTGGGGAGCCTGATCAAACGATAGGGCACTGGGATAAATGTGTGTCTGCCATCATCAAAAATAGACTTTCTTCCCGCTTTTTGCGGATTCCATGATCTTATCTATCAGCACATTTACTTTTTTAGCCTCCTGAAGCCTGGTATGGGAGCCGTTTCTGCCTTCCAGTTCTTCATAGAACTCACGAATCGCATTGTAATGGCTGTAACCGTAATAATCTTTTCCTCCCGGCAGGATATTGTCATACGCCAGCACAGTCTCATGGTGGTTCTTCAGGCGGATGAGCCTGTTGTTCTTTATGCAGAAAACAGCGTCCTCCATAATGATTTCCAGTTCAATGCTGGAATTGCTGCAATGGGTCACCGTGCCATAAAAGACAGCACTTACATGGTCCTCAAATGCTATATGGGCGCAGGCGGTATCCTCCACTTCTATGTCCTCCAGCAGCAGATTTCCCGCCAATCCTTTTACCCACACTGGATTCCCGCAGAACAACTCCAGCAGGTCCAATGTATGTATGGCCTGACTCAGCATGACGCCGCCGCCGGACTCGGATCGTTTTCCTCTCCACGGGTCTTTGGTATAGTAATCCCTGGTGCGGTCCCAGGTGACAATGGCCTTGCAGCCTCTCAGCCTCCCATATTTGCCGCTGCTTAGGATTTCCCGCATCTTTTTGGTAGTCTCGTTACAGCGGTTCTGCAGGCAGACGCCTATTTTGATCTTTTGGGATTCCTGGTCTTCTATAAGGCTTTCCACATCCTCCCCGTCAAGTCCCGCCGGCTTCTCCATGAACACATGGACACCATAGCGGGCAGCCAGTCTCCCGGCAGGCACATGGAGATGATGCGGAAGGCATACATGGAGGCAGTCCAGACGCTCACATTTCAACATAGTCTCCAAATCTGTGTAGAACACGGCTCCCGGCACCTTTCCCCGCTTTATCGTATCAATATCGCAGACAGCGGCTATCACTGCCTTCTCTTTCAGCCTTCCGATGGCCTCCAGATGGCTGGCTGATATGACCCCCAGCCCCGCAATTCCGATCCTCAGCATGAAAACACCTTCTTTCATCTCACCTTGCGGGCCAGCATCTGTGCCTTGACACACAGTTCTGCGGCTTTCAGGGCATGTGCCTGGGTCATGGCATTCTCTGTCCGGTTGATGCAGTCCAGAATGAGCTGCCCAAAATAGGGGAATCCCACCTGTCCATGCACATTGATATAGTGCTCTCCCTCTTTGTCCACCCAGAAAACATGGTCACAATTCTCATCTTTTGCCACATCCGTGTATTTGCGCAGCTCTATGTAGCCCTCTGTTCCCAGGATAAAAGTACGGCCGTCTCCCCACGTGGAAAGCCCGTCCGGGGTAAACCAGTCCACACGGAAATATCCCATGGCACCATTGTCTCCCACAAGAGTGGCGTCCCCAAAATCATCAAGACCCGGATATTCCGGGTGATCATAATTGCCAATCTCACTGTTCACAACCGTCGCATCCTCGGCCCCGGTGTAATACAGGAACTGCTCAATCTGATGGCTGCCGATATCGCAGAGGATTCCGCCATACTTCTCTTTCTCAAAGAACCAATCTGGTCTGGACGGCGCATTTAAAAGATGGGGTCCAAGGCCGAGGACCTGGATGACCCTTCCGAT includes the following:
- a CDS encoding carbohydrate ABC transporter permease yields the protein MMKKANAVRKKNRNDNCAYLMILPAYFVFTVFILVPIGVVIYYSVTNFNLYSPPEFVGMKNYLNLFKDADFLVSVKNTLLYTLGTLFPQLFLGLMLAVMLYRKSKLIPIFRTAFYLPNVMSMVCMSMVWLWIYDPTFGLLNSLLKVFGLSAKQWLQDPKLAMFCVILMSIWKSCGYSMVIFLSGLTSIPDSLYEAASLDGAGSLHKFLHITWPLLRPTTFFLLVTGIVNSFSVFEQINIMTAGGPLNKTTTIVHQIYRRGFLEFKMGYASALSVMLLLFSVLITVLVFRFGSGGQDVDVS
- a CDS encoding HAD family hydrolase; protein product: MEKKEIHGVVFDMDGLMFDSERIVKYSWDVAGERMGYGKLGDNIFHTLGFNVDKRKRHFKDKYGEDFPFGQFRDEYRKAFWEYEKKNGLPAKKGLHELLDVLAQRGIPMAVATSSSHEYAKNNLKREGITAYFTAVITGSMVSEAKPSPEIYLKACEALKVSPAHALALEDSYNGIRSAHKAGMITIMIPDLLTDSSPVDQLLDGKMESLLAVARWIENC
- a CDS encoding response regulator transcription factor; the encoded protein is MRIIIVEDEAVTRRWVRKKIEELDINYHVTGEFANGKQALEYCREHEVEVVFTDIRMAVMDGLEFLDELKKERVVQPYKVILSAYDDFHYARQALKTGAHEFILKPEITKEGLKSILEEAKRFLEKSRVPENTADSGSGEAQQKNIILKLIEADCKEKQEILIREMGAYGISLKEKGIVLLSISLSKQEEKYAAAEVAELFMQEEHIDGVCIPMEDGEYLLIYNPGLHMDRDVFAKKLEALLEMNLGAEVYIGSSAGKDGFLHLRDRLRQARTARENRIFFGIPGMQRYETMSVSAAAGDGDLYYAKEMKEILAAVSENDFASAEEKMRGVLLDAGRKTMLPPAYVKALCIELLSSCIQKARTYALTAAEEEKVRNTEMMFSEQFETLDSLRSWMYAGMAGICKICREKCSINQYSLPVRQIIDHVKQNYKQKISLEEVSVLVHLNKSYVSVLFKKETGEKFSDFLLRVRLEESCRLLADTRKSIQEIAGMAGFPDAAYFSRAFKERYGKSPMEYRKRI
- a CDS encoding diaminopimelate decarboxylase, whose product is MEKKTFVTKEQLDEIVKKYPTPFHLYDEKGIRENVKAVKEAFSWNEGFKEYFAVKANPNPFLVDILREYGCGCDCSSYTELMLSEAMGCTGDDIMFSSNDTPAKDYVYASKLGAAINLDDFTHIDFLEKTLGAIPKRISCRYNPGGVFEMGNGIMDNPGDAKYGMTTAQIFEAFRVLKEKGAEEFGIHAFLASNTVTNEYYPVLAKELFKLAVKLEQETGADIKFINLSGGVGIPYTPDMKANDIRVIGAGVKEVYEEVLVPAGMGDVAIYSEMGRFMMGPYGCLVTKAIHEKHTHKEYIGVDACAVDLMRPAMYGAYHHITVMGKEDKPSDHKYDIAGSLCENNDKFAVDRMLPEIEKGDLLVIHDTGAHGYAMGYNYNGKLKSAEILLKEDGSTQLIRRAETPKDYFATLDCFDIYSKLDQ
- a CDS encoding ABC transporter substrate-binding protein, which produces MKRRTALLCAVLMGTTAVLGMAGCGSKGTEELVKKEEQTTSDTGRSSGEKTKLVFLRGGTEPERKAYWEKMIAGFEEENPDIQFEYQECPYGDDFETKLNTGFASGTAPDIINFTMASMGTRVPLGQYAALDEYVDNWEGRDDFMENALKLGSINDKTYGIAVFPDPRMLAYNKELFEEAGLDPDTPPATWEEMLEDHKKLIKKDDSGNVVQSGFAMPTSGTSMQHYMSIFIEENGVKNLVDEDNDEILCNTDKAVEAVEFMKEVADAGVIPFDCSNSEQDPFGMGTAAMGIVTDQTFKQLNDGALKGKIALASPLKNTQQATFCGMSFLFMSGETRHKEEVWKFIEYVSSPESMWTRYEDLGTTPIRESLKDKFIEQDPETNQVIYDSINCGTGSPKVPYANSVYNIINEAMEKVMYDVESPKAAMDAAADKIQEEIDNQ
- a CDS encoding cache domain-containing sensor histidine kinase; this encodes MGKIKKKLQSLGLGRKILLSNLVLFVVPCLILMLLLFNLVQTGANERLNSSKMVILNQIDQNMEDMFQDIISYTNYFYCNRELNRLISLRDFPAPYDEIVTQKHIRSYFRESRIIYSNMDYNMRLLCDNGKNYSTEDDGSENLVYPRLEQLMQEDWYQQLGENTSSIKYIPAYVSEEFQKTEDGSAMRAVRLTKNLNSGRVLGIMEVNIQQKQMKDIFQGGLEKESQQVFLMDGTGRILCSTEDSLTQQRVEEKGYLSKLTGYDHGYFSAGMNGQPAQVSFVTNETTGWKLVMYEEEKGAVWAGNRIFVMILLVAAVYVLLAVFMSVYNSRYISGPLQKLKADMKNVYRGDLTVRTPVETTDEFGQLSLQFNQMLERIEELIVRLEQEEEEKRSLEMQALQAQINPHFLYNTLASIRFLVEMDMGDRADQSLLALVKLLRRTYSDKRELIPVAEEMESLKNYLVLMENRYQDTFVWNLEVSAEAGDCLIPRISVQPLVENAIAHGFCQKEDTGHILIEARAEGGILLVRVEDDGIGGNLEYIREVLAGKEETHTKEQFSGIGIRNVQKRLQIIYGEEYGISAEHTSGGGMRFDIRIPHKAVQKGVRTTGQEEMRDIRCGL
- a CDS encoding Gfo/Idh/MocA family protein yields the protein MLRIGIAGLGVISASHLEAIGRLKEKAVIAAVCDIDTIKRGKVPGAVFYTDLETMLKCERLDCLHVCLPHHLHVPAGRLAARYGVHVFMEKPAGLDGEDVESLIEDQESQKIKIGVCLQNRCNETTKKMREILSSGKYGRLRGCKAIVTWDRTRDYYTKDPWRGKRSESGGGVMLSQAIHTLDLLELFCGNPVWVKGLAGNLLLEDIEVEDTACAHIAFEDHVSAVFYGTVTHCSNSSIELEIIMEDAVFCIKNNRLIRLKNHHETVLAYDNILPGGKDYYGYSHYNAIREFYEELEGRNGSHTRLQEAKKVNVLIDKIMESAKSGKKVYF
- a CDS encoding Gfo/Idh/MocA family protein, with the translated sequence MDKRDGMNYAPKGKPHPVVEKGDFVFAAIGLDHGHIYGMANGLIEAGASLKWVYDPDPAKVEAFLAAYKEEGAQAAGSEEQIFHDPEVKMVASACVASERAPLGVRAMKAGKDYFVDKAPLTTLEQLEMVKTAIGETGKKYMVSYSERLQVESAVYAGDLIKQGAIGRVIQVLGLGPHLLNAPSRPDWFFEKEKYGGILCDIGSHQIEQFLYYTGAEDATVVNSEIGNYDHPEYPGLDDFGDATLVGDNGAMGYFRVDWFTPDGLSTWGDGRTFILGTEGYIELRKYTDVAKDENCDHVFWVDKEGEHYINVHGQVGFPYFGQLILDCINRTENAMTQAHALKAAELCVKAQMLARKVR
- a CDS encoding radical SAM/SPASM domain-containing protein; the encoded protein is MVDTLHLLIKPASGNCNMRCSYCFYADEACSREIQSYGIMELDTAQTLIEKALDYAEKRCTFTFQGGEPTLAGLSYYRAFTEIVKKNNKKKIQTEYNIQTNGYRMGEDWFPFLKENKFLVGISLDGGRDCHDRLRRDAKGEGTFKPVMKTIAALKKHGIEFNILTVVTGYSAGHAQRLYSFFKKQGLYCQQYIECLDPIGEIQGTGTYSLSPEKYGLFLKSLFDCWYQDIKKKAGRPSEEKSVYIRYFENLAAILKGQAPELCSLRGVCGIQWVAEADGSLYPCDFYALDAWRLGNIKNNTFEEMDAKREELGFIRGSRILPKECRECPYLVLCRNGCRRLCRTEKQVDGTYIRGKNYYCEAYKAFFAYALPRLQEIVHIWER